One Nitrospina watsonii DNA segment encodes these proteins:
- a CDS encoding MoaD/ThiS family protein — translation MAVKVRIPTPLMKLTNNQSEVAANGGTIAELLSDLESQFNGIKERICEENGTPRRFINIYLNEEDIRFLEGEQTKLKDGDEVSIIPAIAGGR, via the coding sequence ATGGCGGTAAAAGTAAGGATTCCCACCCCCCTGATGAAGCTCACCAACAACCAGAGTGAAGTTGCAGCCAACGGGGGCACCATCGCGGAGTTGCTCAGCGACCTCGAATCCCAGTTCAACGGGATCAAGGAACGCATCTGCGAGGAGAACGGAACGCCACGCCGTTTCATCAACATCTACCTGAACGAAGAAGACATCCGCTTCCTGGAAGGCGAGCAGACCAAGCTCAAGGACGGCGACGAAGTCTCCATCATCCCCGCCATCGCCGGAGGCCGGTAG
- the moeB gene encoding molybdopterin-synthase adenylyltransferase MoeB — protein MDFSDEQIERYSRHIILPEVGGIGQAKLLDARVLLIGAGGLGSPAGYYLAAAGIGHIGIIDFDTVDLSNLQRQILHNTERVGMLKTESAKKTIQALNPDVQVTVFNERLSSQNIRGIFEDYDYVLDGTDNFSTRFLINDACVLMGKTNIHGSIFRFEGQATIFQPGAGPCYRCLYPEPPPPGLVPNCQEGGVLGVLAGIIGNIQAVETIKLILGIGSPLVGQLLIYDALKTEFRKMNLKRDVHCPVCGEQPTITEFIDYEEFCGTR, from the coding sequence ATGGATTTCAGCGACGAACAGATCGAGCGCTACAGCCGCCACATCATCCTCCCGGAGGTCGGCGGCATCGGCCAGGCCAAGCTGCTGGACGCGCGCGTGCTGTTGATCGGCGCCGGGGGTCTGGGTTCGCCCGCGGGCTACTACCTTGCGGCGGCGGGCATCGGCCATATCGGCATCATCGATTTCGATACGGTGGACCTCAGCAATCTGCAACGGCAGATCCTGCACAACACCGAGCGCGTCGGCATGCTCAAAACCGAGTCCGCCAAAAAAACCATTCAGGCGCTGAATCCGGACGTGCAGGTGACGGTGTTCAACGAGCGTCTCTCCTCCCAGAACATCCGCGGCATTTTTGAAGATTACGATTACGTGCTGGACGGCACCGACAATTTTTCCACCCGCTTTCTCATCAACGACGCCTGCGTGCTGATGGGAAAAACCAACATCCACGGCAGCATCTTCCGTTTCGAGGGACAGGCCACCATTTTTCAGCCGGGTGCGGGGCCCTGTTACCGCTGCCTGTACCCGGAACCGCCCCCGCCGGGACTGGTGCCGAACTGCCAGGAAGGCGGTGTGCTGGGAGTGCTGGCCGGCATCATCGGCAACATCCAGGCCGTGGAAACGATCAAACTGATTCTGGGCATCGGTTCGCCTCTGGTGGGGCAGTTGCTCATTTACGACGCGTTGAAAACCGAGTTTCGCAAAATGAATTTGAAGCGGGATGTCCACTGCCCTGTATGTGGTGAACAGCCCACCATCACTGAGTTCATTGATTACGAAGAGTTTTGCGGCACCCGGTGA
- a CDS encoding PLP-dependent cysteine synthase family protein: MSKVKISEEVLAPACPVIMDESVLKKIGNTPMIPIQNLTRDFPDVEIYAKAEWRNAGGSVKSRPALQMIEDGEASGKLTKNKIIIDSTSGNTGIAYALIGKIKGYRVKLVMPANVSKERKGMMADFYGAEIVTSSPFEGSDGAILLAREIYERNPDAYFMPDQYNNDSNWRAHYLHTANEIWKQTDGRITHFCAGIGTGGTIMGNTRRFRELNPDIKCHPIEPAEELHGIEGLKHMASSIVPGIYKEEELDSKISVATEEAYDMVEQLEKEEGILVGHSSAGAMVGALRLASQIKKGVIVTVFPDSCDTSYINFGKFKEQYETHSSATPKPDS, from the coding sequence ATGTCTAAGGTAAAGATATCCGAGGAAGTGCTGGCGCCGGCCTGCCCGGTGATCATGGACGAATCGGTCCTGAAAAAGATCGGCAACACACCGATGATCCCGATTCAGAACCTCACCCGGGATTTTCCGGACGTGGAGATCTACGCCAAGGCCGAGTGGCGCAATGCAGGCGGCTCCGTCAAGTCCCGCCCCGCGCTGCAAATGATCGAAGATGGCGAAGCCTCCGGCAAGCTCACCAAGAATAAAATCATCATCGACTCCACCAGCGGCAACACCGGCATCGCCTACGCCCTGATCGGCAAGATCAAGGGCTACCGCGTGAAACTGGTCATGCCCGCCAACGTGAGCAAGGAACGCAAGGGCATGATGGCCGACTTCTACGGCGCGGAAATCGTCACTTCCAGCCCGTTCGAAGGCTCCGATGGCGCCATCCTGCTCGCACGCGAAATCTACGAGCGCAATCCGGACGCGTACTTCATGCCGGACCAGTACAACAACGATTCCAACTGGCGCGCCCATTATCTGCACACGGCCAACGAGATCTGGAAACAGACCGACGGCCGCATCACGCATTTCTGCGCGGGCATCGGCACCGGCGGCACCATCATGGGCAACACGCGCCGCTTCCGCGAACTGAACCCGGACATCAAGTGCCACCCCATCGAACCGGCGGAAGAGCTGCACGGCATCGAAGGCCTCAAGCACATGGCCTCGTCCATCGTGCCCGGCATCTATAAAGAAGAGGAGTTGGACAGCAAGATCAGCGTCGCCACGGAAGAAGCCTACGACATGGTCGAGCAGTTGGAAAAAGAGGAAGGCATCCTGGTGGGCCATTCCTCGGCGGGAGCCATGGTGGGTGCGCTGCGTCTGGCCTCCCAGATCAAAAAAGGCGTCATCGTCACCGTCTTCCCCGACAGTTGCGATACCAGTTACATCAATTTTGGTAAATTCAAGGAACAATACGAGACCCACTCTTCGGCGACCCCCAAGCCGGACAGTTGA
- a CDS encoding (2Fe-2S) ferredoxin domain-containing protein yields the protein MGRFTRHVFICNNQRKEDDPRGCCQSRGAMDLLDHIKKRVHDSGLKGKIRINKAGCLDACQYGPSMVVYPDDVWYSPQTVEDMEEIFTEHLQNGRVVERLVIDFSRK from the coding sequence ATGGGTCGTTTCACCCGTCACGTATTCATCTGCAACAACCAGCGCAAGGAAGACGACCCGCGCGGCTGTTGCCAGTCACGCGGTGCGATGGATTTGCTCGACCATATCAAAAAACGCGTCCACGACAGCGGCCTGAAAGGCAAGATCCGCATCAACAAGGCCGGATGCCTGGACGCCTGCCAGTACGGCCCCTCCATGGTGGTGTACCCGGACGACGTCTGGTACTCCCCGCAAACGGTGGAAGACATGGAAGAAATCTTCACCGAACACCTGCAGAACGGCCGCGTTGTCGAGCGGCTGGTCATCGACTTCTCCCGCAAATAA
- a CDS encoding SDR family oxidoreductase, translating to MVSNLLIIGGTGMLGHPVARKFQKEGCAVRVLTRNLDRAREVLGDGFDLRQGDVEDPASLDRALAGCDGVHINLQGGNSDRQLEAIEYRGTLNILGAAEKAGVQRLSTISYAVDLENHPHVPYASVKHRTETAVAKSPIPHTIFRGSQFMESLPLYFRDHTPCLIGKQPHHYHWVAADDYAHMVFNAYQLKETVGRQFDIFGPEAMTMEEALLRYCAAMHGKQEITRIPIWAMKLMGYLMFDRRIRFVAELMEFFSRAGEHGNPIEANRLLGAPTTTLEQWCEQRKAERRGDLPEEA from the coding sequence ATGGTTTCCAACCTCCTCATCATCGGCGGTACGGGAATGCTCGGCCACCCTGTCGCGCGTAAATTCCAAAAAGAAGGCTGTGCCGTGCGTGTGCTCACCCGCAACCTGGACCGGGCGCGCGAGGTGCTGGGGGACGGGTTCGACCTGCGTCAGGGCGACGTGGAAGATCCGGCGTCGCTCGACCGCGCACTCGCAGGCTGTGACGGCGTTCACATCAACCTGCAGGGCGGCAACAGCGACCGTCAGCTGGAAGCCATCGAGTACCGGGGCACGCTCAATATCCTCGGGGCCGCTGAAAAAGCCGGGGTGCAACGCCTGTCCACCATCTCCTACGCCGTCGATCTGGAGAACCACCCGCACGTGCCTTACGCCTCGGTGAAACATCGTACCGAAACCGCCGTTGCCAAAAGCCCCATCCCGCACACCATCTTCCGCGGCTCGCAGTTCATGGAATCCCTGCCGCTGTATTTTCGCGATCACACGCCCTGCCTCATCGGCAAACAGCCGCACCACTACCACTGGGTGGCGGCGGACGATTACGCCCACATGGTGTTCAATGCATACCAACTGAAAGAAACGGTCGGCCGGCAGTTCGACATCTTTGGCCCGGAAGCCATGACCATGGAAGAGGCGCTCCTGCGCTATTGCGCGGCCATGCACGGGAAGCAGGAAATCACCCGCATCCCCATCTGGGCGATGAAGCTCATGGGCTATTTGATGTTCGACCGGAGAATCCGCTTCGTCGCGGAGCTGATGGAGTTTTTCAGCCGCGCCGGGGAGCACGGCAACCCGATCGAGGCCAATCGATTGCTCGGCGCACCCACCACCACGCTGGAACAATGGTGCGAACAACGAAAGGCCGAACGGCGGGGAGACCTGCCGGAAGAGGCATGA
- a CDS encoding septal ring lytic transglycosylase RlpA family protein — MKQVGRLWVMGAVLMGVSACTVIEGTYKVVKGTVKGVYYIGKNAVKVVYYTGKATYKIGEFTFDVVTAPLDWPLMNDEIDTIDGLPVKEAIRLGRVKNSPYTVKGQKYYPMSVKQAESYTEVGIASWYGQETYDQDDGHMTANGEAFNPDGLSAAHKFLPLPTNVRVTNLENGRSIIVRVNDRGPFPSDHNPQSGLRIIDLSHGAAKRLGFDGKGTARVKVETVQL, encoded by the coding sequence ATGAAACAGGTGGGACGGTTGTGGGTGATGGGTGCGGTGCTGATGGGGGTGTCCGCCTGCACGGTCATCGAGGGCACGTACAAAGTGGTGAAGGGCACCGTCAAGGGTGTCTATTACATCGGCAAGAACGCGGTGAAGGTGGTGTACTACACCGGCAAGGCGACGTACAAGATCGGCGAGTTCACTTTCGATGTCGTCACCGCGCCGCTCGACTGGCCGCTGATGAACGACGAGATCGACACCATCGACGGCCTGCCGGTGAAAGAAGCCATCCGCCTCGGCCGCGTCAAAAATTCTCCGTACACGGTGAAGGGGCAGAAGTATTATCCGATGAGCGTCAAACAGGCCGAAAGCTACACCGAGGTTGGCATCGCGTCCTGGTACGGGCAGGAGACCTACGATCAGGACGACGGCCACATGACCGCCAATGGTGAGGCGTTCAACCCTGACGGACTCTCCGCCGCGCACAAGTTCCTGCCACTGCCCACCAATGTGCGCGTCACCAATCTGGAGAACGGCCGATCCATCATCGTGCGCGTCAATGATCGCGGTCCGTTTCCCAGCGACCACAACCCCCAATCCGGGCTGCGCATCATCGATCTCAGCCACGGCGCGGCCAAGCGGCTGGGCTTCGACGGCAAGGGCACGGCACGCGTGAAAGTGGAAACGGTTCAGCTCTGA
- a CDS encoding ABC transporter ATP-binding protein yields the protein MNEWEETLEDRYYDWPLFTRILRYLRPYGKLVVLSVFLLLAVSLLNLAGPYLTKIAIDDHIKVGDYAGLDRIALIYIVVLVTAFVCQFFQYYTIQFIGQRVMYDLRTQVFGHLHKMSFKFFDRNPIGKMITRTVNDIEVLNEMLTSGLILVFSDLFTLVGIFFMLAYLDWRLMLVVCAVFPFLYLATNAYRTRARDALRKNRAHVTKLNTLLEENLSGMNTVQMFNQEDNRYREFTGVSRSKLSEDLRSLFYNSVYLPSIDVFSAIGMGLVIWYGGGRFVQNEVELGVLVAFMQYLHKFFEPIRDLAEKFNIIQTAMASSERIFELLDTPEDMQNPAQPKPLPKIEGRVEFENVWFAYKNEDYVLQDVSFALEPGESLAIVGATGSGKTTIVNTLYRFYDIQKGAIRVDGASLAEVDKYALRSQMALVQQDVFLFARNILENIRLGNTDLGVEEIESIAHAVNSHHFIENLPHKYEQPLMEGGNSLSLGQKQLLSFARALAFNPRILILDEATSNVDTETEKKIQDAMQKLIRGRTSIIIAHRLSTLQHVDKVLVLRHGRVVEFGTRQELIKQRGTYYNLLKLQSDLTKGP from the coding sequence ATGAACGAATGGGAAGAAACACTGGAGGACCGTTATTACGACTGGCCGCTGTTCACGCGCATTCTCCGCTACCTGCGTCCGTACGGCAAGCTGGTGGTGTTGTCGGTGTTCCTGCTGCTGGCCGTGTCATTGCTCAACCTCGCCGGACCGTATCTCACCAAGATCGCCATCGACGACCACATTAAAGTGGGCGACTACGCCGGGCTCGACCGGATTGCGCTGATCTATATCGTGGTGCTGGTGACGGCCTTCGTCTGCCAGTTCTTCCAGTATTACACCATCCAGTTCATCGGCCAGCGTGTGATGTACGACCTGCGCACGCAGGTGTTCGGTCACCTGCACAAGATGTCGTTTAAATTTTTCGACCGCAACCCCATCGGCAAGATGATCACACGTACCGTCAACGACATCGAAGTGCTGAACGAAATGCTGACTTCAGGATTGATCCTCGTGTTCAGCGACCTGTTCACGCTGGTCGGCATCTTTTTCATGCTGGCGTATCTCGATTGGCGGTTGATGCTCGTGGTGTGCGCGGTGTTTCCGTTCTTGTATCTCGCGACCAATGCCTACCGCACGCGCGCCCGCGACGCGCTGCGCAAAAACCGGGCGCACGTGACCAAGCTCAATACTCTGTTGGAAGAGAACCTGTCGGGTATGAACACGGTGCAGATGTTCAATCAGGAAGACAACCGCTACCGCGAGTTCACCGGAGTCAGCCGCTCGAAACTGTCTGAGGACCTGCGTTCGCTGTTTTACAACTCCGTGTATCTGCCGTCGATCGACGTGTTCAGCGCCATTGGCATGGGCCTGGTCATCTGGTACGGCGGCGGCCGCTTCGTGCAGAACGAAGTGGAGCTGGGCGTCCTGGTGGCGTTCATGCAATACCTGCACAAGTTTTTTGAACCCATCCGCGACCTCGCGGAAAAGTTCAACATCATCCAGACGGCGATGGCTTCGTCCGAACGCATCTTCGAATTGCTCGACACGCCGGAAGACATGCAGAATCCTGCGCAACCGAAACCGCTGCCGAAAATCGAAGGCCGGGTGGAATTTGAAAATGTGTGGTTCGCGTACAAAAATGAAGACTACGTGCTGCAGGACGTGTCGTTCGCGCTGGAACCGGGGGAGAGTCTGGCGATTGTCGGCGCGACGGGCTCAGGCAAGACCACCATCGTCAACACCCTCTACCGTTTCTATGACATTCAAAAAGGCGCGATCCGCGTCGATGGCGCCTCGCTGGCGGAGGTGGACAAGTACGCGCTGCGCAGCCAGATGGCGCTGGTGCAGCAGGACGTGTTCCTGTTCGCACGCAACATTCTGGAGAACATTCGCCTCGGCAACACCGACCTGGGCGTCGAGGAAATCGAGTCCATCGCTCACGCCGTGAATTCGCATCATTTCATCGAGAACCTGCCGCACAAGTACGAACAGCCTTTGATGGAAGGGGGCAACAGTTTATCGCTGGGACAGAAGCAACTGCTGTCGTTCGCGCGGGCGCTGGCGTTCAATCCGCGCATCCTGATTCTCGATGAAGCCACGTCCAACGTCGATACGGAGACGGAGAAAAAAATTCAGGACGCCATGCAGAAGCTGATCCGGGGCCGCACGTCGATCATCATCGCGCACCGCCTGTCCACCTTGCAACACGTGGACAAGGTGCTGGTGCTGCGCCACGGCCGGGTGGTGGAGTTCGGCACACGGCAGGAACTCATCAAGCAGAGAGGCACCTACTACAATCTGCTCAAACTGCAATCCGACCTGACGAAAGGGCCGTGA